One genomic window of Branchiostoma lanceolatum isolate klBraLanc5 chromosome 5, klBraLanc5.hap2, whole genome shotgun sequence includes the following:
- the LOC136435985 gene encoding piggyBac transposable element-derived protein 2-like, producing MLEEDLEMYVHEAAVAAEAGGGEAVDLYAQMRHARAVCVEEFFRRNGSVAQAERTWFEVRPDEVYPYGPKNFRAPGPVGIKRTEDNRNKLSFFVEIFDEDLIRYMVRCTNKYARERRLVYRRENRSRWSATSTAELKAFLGCMICAGYAHQPSLASYWSTDEDAGCEVLKIAFPFNRYRQLLRYLHYSWEGFPPRGSERLEVFKAREKEDQVLKVRAVMERVNENSCRARHVGQNLVVDETTIAFRGRHMLRRYNPWKPTKYGYCVRALAEPDGYILSDKLCGARIDPERMSPDERVMHGIGDELLSPLDLKPARVG from the coding sequence ATGTTAGAGGAGGATTTGGAGATGTACGTCCACGAGGCGGCTGTTGCGGCGGAGGCCGGTGGAGGTGAAGCGGTGGACCTTTATGCTCAGATGAGGCATGCGAGGGCCGTCTGTGTCGAGGAGTTTTTTCGACGGAACGGATCGGTCGCTCAAGCTGAACGAACATGGTTTGAGGTGCGTCCTGACGAAGTTTACCCGTATGGGCCCAAGAATTTCAGGGCACCCGGGCCCGTCGGCATTAAAAGAACCGAGGACAATCGAAACAAATTATCATTCTTCGTCGAGATCTTTGACGAAGATCTTATCCGGTATATGGTGCGCTGTACGAACAAATACGCACGGGAAAGGCGCCTTGTATACCGTAGGGAAAATCGCTCGCGCTGGTCCGCTACCTCGACAGCCGAGCTGAAGGCCTTCTTAGGGTGCATGATTTGCGCAGGCTATGCGCATCAACCAAGCCTTGCGTCTTACTGGTCTACCGATGAAGACGCTGGCTGTGAGGTCTTGAAAATTGCGTTCCCCTTCAACCGGTATCGTCAACTTTTGAGATACCTCCACTACTCTTGGGAAGGATTTCCTCCTCGAGGCAGCGAGCGACTTGAGGTCTTCAAAGCAAGGGAGAAAGAAGACCAAGTACTGAAGGTTAGGGCTGTAATGGAGAGAGTCAACGAGAATAGCTGCCGTGCTCGCCACGTCGGCCAAAATCTAGTCGTTGATGAGACAACAATTGCGTTTAGGGGACGTCACATGCTTCGGCGGTATAACCCTTGGAAGCCGACCAAGTATGGTTATTGTGTCCGCGCTCTGGCTGAGCCAGATGGCTATATATTGTCCGATAAATTGTGCGGCGCGAGGATTGATCCGGAGAGGATGTCGCCAGACGAAAGGGTCATGCATGGGATTGGTGACGAACTTCTCAGCCCTCTCGATCTCAAGCCCGCCCGAGTGGGCTGA